A region from the Solibacillus sp. FSL H8-0523 genome encodes:
- a CDS encoding transglutaminase domain-containing protein translates to MKSYFISYEAFKQKGGSIKTTTITYDELLAVLTMHMERLDKQFSLILNGHLPKPLHEILDDAFEQSHLYKAFYTQHCAHRNYRYRSLSKNRIKVDFTLSYRMNRTDEKDMLAEMDEVLVRITTPAMSTLEKVVAVHDYIVRTYSYELHTKGSPFSVATFMKEKRGVCMAYALLFEKLMDRLNIPCYYVIGQADGEGDGGHAWNMVKIDEAWYHVDVTWDDIGHAGNHEIRYRYFLLTDDQLAKNHQWDLDLYPPCTSERFKAMHNLYDACLVGDELMYPHPKTAYLTAMSLNTLQTRKLEELRAQYCTFANGLVYFSNYSDGAVLYTYRVETKELTKCGADQVTAIHQTTSTLVVTYENGKTDQIAIEPCATVECAATETLEIDSTRYTDVSMMSLGDSWLATFDHATEALVAFKSADGVELYINEPVKQLTVSLEIDKGIQLHMTINRKSVQFEQAVKLVLPIHLVETLVPSLQKQLGDQITVTANTVVIQSERNLMLHIKK, encoded by the coding sequence GTGAAAAGTTATTTTATAAGTTATGAAGCATTTAAACAAAAGGGCGGATCCATTAAAACTACGACCATTACATATGATGAGTTGCTTGCTGTATTGACGATGCATATGGAACGTTTAGATAAACAGTTTTCACTTATTCTAAATGGTCATCTGCCAAAGCCATTGCATGAAATACTGGATGATGCGTTTGAACAAAGTCATTTATATAAGGCATTTTATACGCAGCATTGTGCCCATCGTAATTATCGCTATCGTAGTTTGTCTAAAAATCGTATAAAGGTTGATTTTACGCTAAGTTATCGCATGAATCGCACGGATGAAAAGGATATGCTTGCTGAAATGGATGAGGTACTTGTGCGGATTACAACGCCAGCAATGTCTACGTTAGAAAAGGTTGTAGCAGTGCATGATTATATTGTGCGTACCTATAGCTATGAGCTGCATACAAAGGGTTCGCCGTTTTCAGTCGCTACGTTTATGAAAGAAAAGCGCGGCGTGTGTATGGCGTATGCGTTGCTATTTGAAAAGCTGATGGATCGTTTAAACATTCCGTGTTATTACGTCATTGGTCAAGCAGACGGGGAAGGCGATGGCGGTCATGCTTGGAATATGGTGAAGATTGATGAGGCTTGGTATCATGTCGATGTGACGTGGGATGATATTGGTCATGCGGGGAATCATGAAATTCGTTATCGTTATTTTTTACTAACGGATGATCAGCTTGCGAAAAATCATCAATGGGATCTTGATTTGTATCCACCTTGTACGAGTGAGCGTTTTAAAGCGATGCATAATTTGTATGATGCTTGTTTGGTTGGGGATGAACTTATGTATCCGCATCCGAAAACGGCTTATTTGACGGCGATGTCCCTAAATACGCTTCAAACGCGTAAGCTTGAGGAACTTCGTGCGCAATATTGTACGTTTGCGAATGGACTTGTGTATTTCAGTAATTATTCGGACGGGGCGGTTCTTTATACGTATCGTGTGGAAACAAAAGAACTGACGAAGTGTGGCGCGGATCAGGTAACAGCCATTCATCAAACGACTTCAACGCTTGTTGTGACGTATGAAAATGGCAAGACAGATCAAATTGCCATTGAACCATGTGCTACAGTTGAATGCGCGGCTACAGAGACGCTTGAAATCGATTCGACGCGTTATACAGACGTTTCGATGATGTCGCTTGGTGACAGCTGGCTTGCAACGTTTGATCATGCGACGGAGGCTCTAGTAGCGTTTAAGAGCGCGGATGGTGTGGAACTTTATATCAATGAACCGGTGAAACAACTGACTGTGTCCCTAGAAATTGATAAGGGAATACAACTGCACATGACGATCAATCGAAAATCGGTCCAGTTTGAGCAAGCAGTGAAATTAGTGCTGCCAATCCATTTAGTTGAAACCCTTGTACCAAGCTTACAAAAACAATTAGGCGATCAAATAACGGTCACTGCAAATACAGTAGTCATTCAGAGCGAACGAAACCTGATGCTACATATTAAAAAATAA